The Myxocyprinus asiaticus isolate MX2 ecotype Aquarium Trade chromosome 19, UBuf_Myxa_2, whole genome shotgun sequence nucleotide sequence TTGTAGTTACAGGAGTCAATCGCCTTTTGATAGAGGCACTGCAACAGagtgatctcactgtgaatttggcgataGGCAATCGAAgtttttgctgctgaaatttgtCTGTGCTAATcaaaatttgaaaacactgcccccagtgttgTTGATCAGTTTCAGGTAAAAATgtccacagaatggtgccaaaatcgaCTTgtagttttagttgtaaataatgtaatacagtcaacaggaattcaTATTTCATTAACTCTGCTcccttaacccaaaccctaaacctaaccatcaatggagtaaaattaaaaacatttaaatgcccacagcattgtttatgtgaaaaagattacttcctggtttccacagaacccgtgtctcagagTGAATGCAAATACTTCCTGATTCCTACGGGACCAAAACCCGTGTCTCAgaatgaatgcaattacttcctgttttctgTTGGAAAAGGAAATCCCTGTGTGCGCAACAGGCTATCATTAGTGCCACAGGAAAAAGTGAACACATTTGATTTAGTAATAGTAATTCACCAGAATGGGGTCTATATCTGGGTACATGTACATTTGGAAGCAGCATATCAATtttcagtgtgatcatgttgattgcAACGGTCAATATGGCAGCTACAGGTATGGAAGTCCcatcttacagttaaaagagccaatcacttttttgTTAGAGacattatctgtttgtttacacaGATGTTTTTACCTTGTCCTCCCCCTTTCCTTCAGTGTGATATGGGATGAGATGTTCTTTAGTGTCAAAGGGCAAATCTGTGAACTCGACCACTGTCCCACACCGGCAGAAGATCAGGAGGAAGGGTATCACTGCACATTGAGTGAATTTGTGTTACAAGTAAATAGAGCTCTATCAAAGTTGTACAGTTGTAATGGCTTTATATATGGATTTCAAGCCATATCAATTTCTTGTTATTCATTCATCTGAATGTAACTGTGTGTATAATGTAACTCACTCAGGAGTAAACATGGGCTGATGAGGAATAATCCAAGAGCTGGTGCTCTGATTTTGAATGGAGAGCCATGCTGAGCAGCTAGCCTTGGCCCACAGGAGCCATGATTCCTACAGCTGCAAACTTCTACTTCCAGCTTTTGGATATCTGTACAGGTCAGACCCTGAACATCAGAAATTTTCACTGCCAGCTCATAGATGCCTGGCCACAGAGACTCCTGTGTATGAAAACTCATTGATGTTCCTACAAATAAGAGAGGAACACTTAGAGGTTTAGAGTAGTTTACTTACACTAATTTGTGCAGTTTACCATATCTTTGCATGCCCAGTAACATTAAAAGGGTGTGACACACGTTTTGTAAGGAAAGTGAAGTTAGTtgtattagttcacccaaaataataattctgccatcattcacccagccttatgttgtttcaaacctgaattactttctttttttccagtggaacacgaaaggagacaTTTTAAGGAATGTATACTTAGTTGctcatttccacacaattacaataaatggggactagagctttcaagctttcaagctgcaaaagcaccataaagtgaATCATAATAGTGGTCAATATTCACCCAAattccccattcattgtaattgcatgggaAAGAGTGACCCATAAATATTTTGcgctccactgaagaaagaaagcaatacatgtttggaacgagtaaattatgaattttcatttttaggtgaactattccacaAAGTTCACCACCCATGTACACTACATCCCTTACGCTCCGGTGATTCTCATTTAATGAATTagagtgtttatttgtgtgtttaaaGTAAACAACCCAGCTTTATTTTACCATTTATAGGTTCCATCTCCCATTTTCCCATAGTTTCCTCCTCTATCAAAACAAACTGGAAAGGGGCGCCATTAGGATGAACATCCTCATCGAAAGCTGTGACATTCATCACTTTAGTATCATCACAGACTTGTTGATAGGTGCTGGTCAATGTGGGGCAGTGGTCATTGGAATCCTCCACCTTCAATACTATTGTCCCAGTAGCAGTCTTAGCTGGCACATCTAAAAATGTAGAGAGAAATTAAGCAGATATTATGAAAAGGGAAAATTGACCTATATTCCATGTTGCTTAAATAATAACTCAGTCAAAAGAATATAAGACATTTTTTATGTCAGAATGTTGAACCTGTGACACACAATTTACAAAAGCTTTTGTGACTTACAAGAAGAATTAGCTAAGTGACCAGACCATTTCAAaattttgattatttaaatgaaacaatGCTAAAGATGGTGAATTCTGAGAATTTAAGCCAATctaaaattaattgtttaaatatctgaatattttattaGAAATTAAAAAGAGAATATTTAGAATTATATACTTTAGGGTTATTTTCAGAAAATTATTTACAGAAAATATACCCCCACACCATCGAGCCTGCACAttccaaaaaataatgttttagaaAGTAGTTCAACAGGTTCTCTCGGCTTTCTTTGAATGTAAATATTTGGCCTTCTGACAATGTTAGACTTCATATTCTATGCAATgttgtcagtttttttttagttttttttatccccttttctccccaatttggaatgcccaattcccactgcttagtaggtcctcatggtggtgcggttaatCACCTCAATCTGGttgatggaggacaagtctcagttgcctccgcttctgagactgtcagtctgctcattttatcacatggctcattgtgcatgacaccgcagagactcccagcatgtagaggctcatgctactctccgcgatccacgcacaacttaccacacgccccactgagagtgagaaacactaatcgcgaccacgaggaggttactccatgtgactctaccttccctagcaactgggccaatttggttgcttaggagaccttgctggagtcactcagcacaccctggattcgaacttgcgactccaggtgtggtagacaGTGTCAATAcacactgagttacccaggccccccgcaaTGGTGTCAGTTTTAAATGAATACTCCaggttcaataccagttaagctcaatcaactgcTTTTGTGGCaatatgttgattaccataaacaaaacaaaaaagatagcCTGCAGTAAATACCTAAAGTTTTTGCCAGAAAaaaagggacaagttgaaatgaaCTTTCaaccttatgccacaaatgctgtggattgagcttaatttaaaccagaatattcctttaaggtgctaAACACTTTCTGCACCTCAAAAGTCCAAATACTAGCATGCAGTGAATTACTTAGGAAGGTGTCATTTAATAACTGATGAACAAAAGTCTTGCCTTGAGTAATGCAGATAATCTTTGCAATGTAAGTTCCATTGACCAGAAACTTCGATTCCCGATCAGGAACCTTTGCCAGTTTAATCTCAGCTTTCTCCTCATCGATGGTTATCCAGTTATCAGGGTCATGACCTTTAGCATACCTGGGTGTTCCATACATGAtttaaacaataacaataaatgatgaccaaatgaccagaatttattaatattatgtccCTATAGAAACAGTTTTAGGCAATGATCAAATTGTCTTTATATGTGCATAAATAACTGACATGAATattaatttaaaggggtcatgaaatgctcttttttatagttttattatcttccctgaggtccactgataatgtaagtaaagttttatttttttttttatttttttttatttttcattaaaacataatttagtaatatatgataattttccaccctgcctctggccctctgtctgaaatgcttagCTTTGGCCTAAGCACCTCATTAAAATTCAACGCAAGtagccactgttatgattggctgacATCTTGCAGCCAATACAGCCACATTTGAAACTCAaatggaagagaatgaacaagcccctcaacattgtaaaactaaatttcagggtttacacataacgcacatccaacacattgcatccgaatatattacactgttcatctcaagcacaactgttaattAAATCTCAGGACCATAAatgatcaaacagtcatgacatttgaaatattcatgaattaaatggtTTACTTGTGTTTTtgatcgggtccaagtgtttttaactaccTTATCCTTCAATAATGGTTCCTTTGCAAAGtctgaatcgtattatgactggttcacaaacaatccacgctgatataaGTCGAAAAAAACgtacatacatagtccaaagcatggtgaataggcacacacacgcacgcacagtATCACATAactggaaatgcatcaaaatggtcaaagatgtccatctaaaAATTGTGCAGATGGGCAGAAGAACAGGTTGTTGAGCAgtgtgtgctcaaaacagcaagaggcagcagctgaatgacagaaaaAAGCATCTCCCCTTCAgaattgtaacttgacaccacaaTTAAAGTCTTTATGTCCACCACAATTAGTCCAGATGTAACTGGACTAAttgtgttcaggaatagttaggccacactaggcctgccTGCCTTGCTCTCTCGTAGTTtatgaactgaagcaccagtgggcggggccaaggatgTAATGACGTAAAGTAGGCGTAGATGTTCTTTcgctgtagaggtggtcatgaattaaagGGCCCTCAAATGACGTAGAGAAGTCGCATAAGTAGGGAACAAGGTATtttagcagcttggtttcaacaaatgcttttaTAGCACTGgtgattaagttttgagttctaaaatacAGTCTATGTTTATAGTAGAATGAcgtcttatatgtcaaaatataaaggaaaatttgattcctcatgacatgactccTTTAAATAAGATTAGCTGTATACTTTGTGATACCCTTGGTATGGGTATTGGGTATTAAAGCTCACCTTACATTTTCAGCTGGTTCTCCAGTATCACCATCCAAAGCAGCAAATGTGCCCAGCACTTTTGGAATTTTTGCATTATCAGGATCCTCTGACACAGGGAAGTCTTTCACAGAAGGTGAGAAGATAGGACCATCAGGTAAGTTGTTGACACTGATTCTTACTGGGTAACCTTTCCCACTTGGTTTTTTATCTGGGTCAGATCCAGGTTTTCCAGAAGGTTTGGAGCCAGGTTTTGTTCCTGGTTTTGTCCCAGGTTTGACACCAGGTGAGGGGCCAGGCTTGGTTCCAGGTTTAGTTTCAGGGATGGGTTTAAGCCCAATATCAGGTTTAGCCCCACCACCTGCATCTACTCCAACATTCACTCCAGTACCCGGATCCACTCCAGCATCCAAATCCACTCCAGCACCCTGATCCACTCCAGCATCCAAATCCAATCCAGCATCCATCCCAAGATCCACTCCAACTCCTAAACCTACTcccacccctaaccctaccccaacccccACTCCTGCCCCTGCCCCAAGCCCAGCCCCTGCCCCTGCCCCTATACCTGCTCCAGCCCCTAGTCCATCCCTGTCTAGACCAACGTCTAGCTCCAAAGCACTTCCATTTATAAAAGGAGCTACATTTGCTATAACCAAGCTGAGGTCCAATGCTGTTACCTTTTCAAAATCAACAGGCTTCGGACAGTAAGCAAATAGGCATGGTTAAGGAAAAAAGACAAAAGGATTACATAATGTAGCTTATTTTAACAGGAGATGCACAATAAGTGTAAGTAAATTCAAATGCATTTACCTTGACAAGTTTTAGAATTCCTTCATTCGTTTTAGGGTCAGTTTCAATGGTGAAGAGACCATCTTCATTTCCTTTTTGAATATCAAAAACTGCCAGCCAGTTATCAGTGAATTCCAGGTCCTTATCTTGCGCTTTTATTCTCATCACGACCACATCAACCACACCTTCATCAACACTGCCTAAATACTGACAGAAGAAAGACAACAGCCTATAATAAGCATGTGATgtgttataaaaaaattaaaatataaaaactatttGTTGATCTGATCAACATTTCAACATTTCATCTTACCTCCTCCTTCTCAAGAGTGGGGACATTGTCATTTATGTCCAAAATGTGAATTTGAACTGTGCCTGTCCCTGTGTTGCCAGATGGGGCCCCATTCATATCAACCCCCTGAACTATTAAAGTATATGTGTCATGTCTCTGTGAAAGAAAATATTACCAAAATCTGAATTTAAATGCTCAGTTACATTTTACAGTTGTGTTATCATTgttaactaaaactaaaatgaaaattaattaatttcaataacagaaataaaatagatATACTAAGATGATTGGAAAAATGGCAaaccaaattaaattacattttcatgactccaaaactaactaaaataaacacACCAcaaataaattttagtttttgatacatACAATTTTAAGCCTTTACAGTTTGCCTTTATCAAGCATGAATACCTAACTGATATCATTTAACACATTAACTTTGACAGcccaaaaactttaaaaattaaaactaaaaagtAAATGTATTGAAAAACGTAGACTAAACTGACACTAGAAAACTAAAATTAACCATCGTGGAGTAGGAACTAAAGAAAATGAATTTAAaggacaaattaaattaaataaaacctcAGAACTTCAGTAACCGTGGTTGTGATACTTGATATTGTTAATGTTGTGTAGTGTCAGATTTAATTTCAGTTACCTCTCGATCCAGGGTTTTTTCCTTTACATAGACCTTCCCAGTATCTTTATCGATGGAGAAACTATGCCCAGATTCCATGGGTGTTTGTTTTACTATACTGTATGCTATTTTGGAATTGATAGTGCCTTCCTCGTCTGCATCAGTAGCTGTTATCTGTATGACAGGTGTTCCTATTGATTCATAAGAAATTTTTTTGAATGTAGATAGaaaaatttgtaatttttatcAAGTATAAAGAGTATGACATTGGCAATAACACAGGTCCATGTTAACCCAATGGCAAAATGGGCTACATCCTCGGGGCTTAATCACTAGGGGGGTTGTGAACAGgaattcacatttatttatgtaaataaatatgttttcacatttttgtaTGTGTCAGCTATGTTTCCATTTTGGAATGTTTGTCACTGCAGAAGTTGATCTCCTCTTGTGGCTATTTTCTCACATCAATGCACATTAGGCTTTTAcgttgaaaatgaatgaatgaagagtGAGTAAGCCCCGAGCCAGGGCTGTCTTTGGGGATGAGGGGGGCCCACTAAGGTTCTCTttggcagtgtttctcaactggtgggtcacagggCTGTTCGGAtagggtcacggacagcagggaaagaacagtGCCAGGGTTATGACTCCATCTGAAATTTTACTGGGGCTTTATATATGCTTAGTATGCTTCTCATATGCAATGCAATATTTTCGTGGTGTGATTGAAGCCTGGTTTCAGTACAGAACCACCCGCGCTGATAATCTGCTCTGCTCTAAACCTACTGTATTTCtggagcatgcgcaaatcaacggCTTCCCTCAGTGTCACAGCGCAGATCACAAAACCGACGTGACtcatttgaattctagtgagaatttcTAATTTAAATGGCTatagaggaagtcaaacctctcaaagaGTAGCCAGCCCCAACATTCTAGACAGCACTGAAGAGGAAAAGATACAAAATTATGCCATGCACCAAAACAAAGGTttatacaaattacacattatcatcTTTACTAATCTATTAGGTAGAATCTCTTAGACTGTACTTTTTTCCAACTGTGGTAGTTgtagtttaagttttttaatgtgtttactATTTATTCATAACAAggaatataatgaattattatagtTGTTAGAAAAACtggctacactgacctaaccacggtaatgaggagccatccattggTCTTACTTGTGCTTATATGGCATTGctctgtaaatataagggcaagtacataaagggctttaaagtctggacctccaagacatCATCAACAAACAAATTGTCACTTGATGCAtacccttatacttgaaaaccatgaacaaaactatgcaagataaaagaaagtGCGTcccaggctacattaaatacaggatACGTTAcgttttttactatggtgggtcaccaCTAGATGTCCAATGTTAAATCTaggttctgaagcaaaaccagttgaggacTATTGCTCTATGGTGTTGCCTAGTGTTTCTCAACCGGGGGTCTGCAAACTCCTAGCGGTCCGTGGTGTATTTGCAGGGGATCTGatcatttaaaacaatatttgacTGAATATtatgctaaaatattattttatatattttagttttaatttattttatttaatacatgattttatattttgacatagtaatataattttcaaaaatagaaatattaatgttaaaagtCAGCTTTACGTATTTTGTTATACAAAGGTATCTTGTTGTTTGCCAATAAGACTATCTCACTAGCATATGCATCAGTTCAGTTCATTTGCATGTGTACAGCTAATAGAGCTTTGACtgatattcaaaatataaaaatattactgTTAGTTTAAAacgtatttaatgaaaaaatatttatagaatttttttttcatctgtcactgtcggactgagttgtaaaatttccgttatggtctatttttatccttcatattcattttaatttcataagtaGGCCTACTAAGGCTACAGTCAGGGCCGTAACATCCAATACAACTGTTGAGTTTCCTGTACATTATAAGAGTTTGTAGCCACAAACTGTTCTATATCTGCATGACAGTAAATAGTTTACAGctgcaaaaagtacaaataaaatatacttaATGTGAAGGCAGGGGTGTGATCGAGCACCGATCTGTGAAGAGTAAGGTCCGGgaaagctgagtggttaaggatttacacctgtgctaacacctgTTTGTATTCCCAGTGAGCTGTGACATGGGGATAAAGGGGAGGAGACAGTGCCAGAGGAAAGAGAGAGCCGAGcttcaaactgtgtgtgtgtgtgtgtgtgtgtgtgattttggagTGTTCCGCTGAAAATTGAGGATCTGTGTTAATAAAGACTGTGTTATTTTGAACGGAGTACGTCGTCTCCTGGTTCCTCATTCCTTGGAACTAAGAGATTTGCTAAAGTGGTGCTGAAACACAGGAACAAGGAAGATCGGCAtcaaggagtcctcgccgcttGCCGAGATTGTCAAAACCCTTGCTGGCATCCACCAGATGAACATCAGGCCCTCTTGGAGCTGCTGTCGGAACAGGAACAATGGTTCCATACCCTGATGCAAGTTCAGGCGGAGGACCGACAGGTGATCCGGAGCTTGCTGCCACAGGGGGTACTCCAGCAGTGACCTCGACCATGCCTGCTGTGCCGCAGATCACGCTGGTGAAAATGGGACCACAGGACGACCCCGAAGCCTTCATAGAACATTTAGAGCATGCTGCAGAGGGATTGGGGTGGTCCCGTGCACAGTGGGCGGTCCGTCTGTTGCCGCTGTTGTCGGGGGAGGCTCAGTTTGTGGCACAACAGCTACCTGTCTCAAGTCTGCTGGAGTACTCGGACCCGAAACTAGCCATCCTGCAAGGGGTTGGCCATAACCCCGAACAGCACCATCAGCACTTCCGAGTGCTATCATTCGGTGAGTTCGGCCAcctgtttgcctttgcccaacagctccgtgatgtctgtcggaggtggttgctggctgaggaccgTGCCGCTGATAGAATCGTCAACCTGggggtgctggagcagttcgtcgaACGTCTGCTGAAGGGAACGGCAGAGTGagtccagtgccaccgtccggcATTGCTGGAAGTGGCCGTcaagctggcagaggaccacttTGTGGCGTATCTGGGAGACGGTgaatctttttctctctctccaactctctttctctccctctccctctctctcttccccttccCCATCCCATACTGTTCCTGTCCTCACACCCTGGTGACGATCTGGCTTCCTGGACCCGAGGGGTTTCTATTGCTCTGAACCCCTTTGTTTCTGTTTCCCCTCCCCGCCAGGTTGGTAAATCCGGGGCCACAGGTGTGGAGGTAAGGTCTGGGATGGTGTGCTGGAACTGCAGGGAACCGGGACACATCCAAGTTCAATGCCCGGTGATGGATGTGGTGCCTTGGGCCCAGGTTCCTGACGTGTCACAAGCCGTCCCCGATTGAGCAGGGAAGTACCATATACCAGTAAGTATCCaagggggtacatatcaagccttggtttattcaggttgtaatcagacttcgattcaccaaagcttggttcaaggtGAGGATTTGGGTATACCACGccaggtgaaggtgaggtgtgtgcatggggatataaACGGATACCCTTTAGTGCCTGTTACTGTTCAATTCAAGGGACAAAAACATAGAATAGAGGCAGCAGTTAGTCcatgcctcacccatccactgattttgggtacAAATTTGCCAGCATATCAGACattattaaggggaatgtgtgtggatgtgtcctGCAATAGGGTAATCCTAACTGGTCAGGGCACCtcgtttatgtcatgtacactccGCAGACTTTATGAACTTTTGGGGATTCAGTCGATCTGCATCAGTGTTTACCATCCTCAGACAGATGGCCTGGTCGAGCGATTTAATCGGACCCTTAAAAATATGGTTCGGAAGTTTGTACATGAAGACGTGCAAAATTGGGATTAGTGGCTAGAACCCCTGTTTTTtgagtacgagaggtcccacaagcctccacgggatttTCCCCCTTTGAATTACTTTACGGCCGCAAGCCACGGGGCATCCTAGATGttctgagggaaaattgggaggagggactttcagagagtaagaatgaaattcagtatgttctggacctgagagcaaaactccacacattggggcaactaacacaggagaatttgctccagacCCAGGAACagcagtcccggctgtataacaggggcacTCAGCTATGGGAATTCTCACAGGGAGATAAGGTCCTCGTGTTATTACCCACATGAGGTAAATGAACAGATAGAGGCAGAGCACGGCAAATTTACCACCTGAATCTCCTAAAACCACGGAGAGAAGTGGTACCCATGGCTTTGGTGAAGGTCATCCCAGAGAAGGCGGAAGTGGAATCAAAAACCGCCCATCAAACCACCCCAGTtccctgtggagaccacctctcaccgtcccaagtcaatgaggttgccaggttgcaaacgtttttctgatgtgtttttgtctctactcggtcgtacgaacctcatagaacaccacattgagATGACTCCGGGGGGAGGGGGGCATGTGTCTCACCTGTCGACTTGTGATTGGATTGCCCATAATGCATGTTAATACTGTAaaaagtgcacacacacagacagcatgagaatgagagagagagagttaattcACAGAAAGATGGTTAAAATGAAAACAGATGCACTGGGTTTTGGAATTACTAGTGGCATTTCAGCGCAACTAGTTTTCATATAGGTTACTCAAACAGTCCCCCATCTTCTATTGATCGGAAAAACGAAAAGTCCCAGCTAAAAAAttataggttttggtgagaaacaacccgaaattttagtgttttttttttgtgaaaaatatttgatGCGCATTCATGATTGCTAAGAGAGAAGTTTGTTTACAATGGATTGTGAGCACTTGTattgtttagcgctaaaaacaGCACAAGTTCTCACTTTAACACGTGAGCTACTGTAAGTTAAGCTTTTCTCATAGATTTCATTAACATGCAACAGACATCAGGATTttctctgaaaaattacttaCTTTTCAGGTTATATCAGAccaatcgtatgccttcagaaaacaATGGAATGTGACACACGAGCTGCATGAACCTCTTTTATGATACTTCTGGGTGCTTTTTTTAAGCTATGAGTCACTATCTCTATCAATTattaacttttgtgttccacataagaaagaaagacaaatgagtttggaacgacatgatgagggtgaaaaaaaattgacaaaatgTTTGGAAAAAGTTGGGATAGGCAATTTCAAAACCAGAAATATTGCCAATGTCTTTAAATTTTGTGATATCTTGTATCTAGACAGTGTCTGTTGAAATGCTTCAATAATTCTTTAAAGTGAATGGTctattttacacaccagtcttgCTGCTTTCCTTCACAGCTCCCTTTTGTAATCTGAATTTTGGTGGGTTATCATTCTGATCATCAACTTTAATCTTCAGCTCAATTTTTTCCTCTGCGATTGATCCATTACGGAATCTTGCTATTCCAGTCAGCTAAAAAAGAGAACGATAAAAGCTGTTTGTATCACATTCTCATAATTCAGTCATTGTATCAAACATAATTTAATTCCTTGTCTAAAATGATGAGTGTGGTATCTTCTTTGGGACTGGAAATTGAAGTCACATAGGCATTCAAACATTTCTAGGGGGCAATGAAGGTGTATCCATCATGAGAATTTGTTACAATACTATGAGGTGAAACATACGACTTATATATCAACCAGTCACATATGCTTCACGAACCCACGTTTGGAAACTGGGAGTGGTGCTTTCTTCCATATAACACATCAGGCCTTTTAACATTAATATGTTTATGCTCTGGGTAGGGTAAGGTGTTACactctatggttaggtttagggatggggttttGGTTAGCAGTTAGAACAGTTAACACATAACAAACGCCACATCGGGAACTACAAGGACATGAGGGTAGCATCTCTCATTGGTGGGTATGTAACTCATATGATTTCATACAAATTAACTGGTACAAATTGGTACAAATTCACCACCTTGAACTATTGTGACAAGTCTCACGAGATCGGGGTAGTGTAACTCACATTGTATAAGGCTGTTTTCTCTCTGTCTAGCAAGCCagtgattttaacaaagccagtcTCAGGATTGATAACAAACAAATTATAGGGTGCCTTGTCAGCACCATGACCCGACAGTCCATATTCCACCATCTGGCCGTGAAGATCTTTATCAGATCGGATCTAGAAAATAGCAAAACAATGTTAAGAATACTTGTGAATATCT carries:
- the si:ch73-74h11.1 gene encoding desmoglein-2, translated to MSPIWFGRICVVLLLCRIVASRTRSRSSRRKREWILPPTRLFENVDYRKEEYVAKIRSDKDLHGQMVEYGLSGHGADKAPYNLFVINPETGFVKITGLLDREKTALYNLTGIARFRNGSIAEEKIELKIKVDDQNDNPPKFRLQKGAVKESSKTGTPVIQITATDADEEGTINSKIAYSIVKQTPMESGHSFSIDKDTGKVYVKEKTLDRERHDTYTLIVQGVDMNGAPSGNTGTGTVQIHILDINDNVPTLEKEEYLGSVDEGVVDVVVMRIKAQDKDLEFTDNWLAVFDIQKGNEDGLFTIETDPKTNEGILKLVKPVDFEKVTALDLSLVIANVAPFINGSALELDVGLDRDGLGAGAGIGAGAGAGLGAGAGVGVGVGLGVGVGLGVGVDLGMDAGLDLDAGVDQGAGVDLDAGVDPGTGVNVGVDAGGGAKPDIGLKPIPETKPGTKPGPSPGVKPGTKPGTKPGSKPSGKPGSDPDKKPSGKGYPVRISVNNLPDGPIFSPSVKDFPVSEDPDNAKIPKVLGTFAALDGDTGEPAENVRYAKGHDPDNWITIDEEKAEIKLAKVPDRESKFLVNGTYIAKIICITQDVPAKTATGTIVLKVEDSNDHCPTLTSTYQQVCDDTKVMNVTAFDEDVHPNGAPFQFVLIEEETMGKWEMEPINGTSMSFHTQESLWPGIYELAVKISDVQGLTCTDIQKLEVEVCSCRNHGSCGPRLAAQHGSPFKIRAPALGLFLISPCLLLMIPFLLIFCRCGTVVEFTDLPFDTKEHLIPYHTEGKGEDKEVPLLSSTLPTTDQNNRLLLQNGKDSNKVCSMPVCAIVANGSRTLNQEINGGFSETDNRLWYWQNTLVANQHSNYYSSSLRNEKNDIYEEMALADEFLNEYYTQKASCAADNPPLKDGPLVYEYEGRGTPAGSVGCCSLLESDEDLEFLNNLGAKFLPLADICHPPEPCSPPPKIEQKVKSVETSLKSKSPVTASTPQVTKTPPPPQQVQQSSITKVKETVHKSATLPSAKASQTVIMHHQPVFYLMEQQIPSTVLLAESPTQGLYVINGNPGTEGLVLQSKNISQATLSRGQQAMYVIDGAPVSPKQLVQVKTAVQGQESELGFSPVSSPIGVTGGVVLMQTQMSTEKVMQGEVSGPKMVLHDPTALGKIYKKKTPSESLVTKIEKADLKEKKLVSYKQVSED